Proteins encoded by one window of Rhodamnia argentea isolate NSW1041297 chromosome 6, ASM2092103v1, whole genome shotgun sequence:
- the LOC115732744 gene encoding uncharacterized protein LOC115732744 has product MRDFPSCFGENGVQVADSSSSNAARNAQNLVTRVYQCRLRGRSCLITITWSKHMMGQGLSVGIDDSSNQCLCKVDIKPWLFSKKKGSKSLEAYSSKIDIYWDLSSAKFGSGPEPLEGFYVGVVVDRQMILLLGDLRKEALKKTNAVAVPSNAYCLAKREHVFGKKLFVTKAQFCDNGQTHDLVIECDTSGVNDPCLVIRVDSKTVMQVKRLRWKFRGNQTILVDGLAVEVFWDVHNWLFNPSSGNAVFMFKTCLSAEKLWNSQPFSEPNALQWSFSQRFLDSKSQGLGFSLILHAWKNE; this is encoded by the coding sequence ATGAGGGATTTCCCTTCTTGTTTTGGTGAAAATGGAGTACAAGTTGCcgattcttcatcttcaaacGCCGCGAGGAATGCGCAGAATTTAGTCACTCGGGTTTACCAGTGCCGATTACGCGGTCGCTCTTGTTTAATCACCATTACATGGAGTAAGCACATGATGGGTCAAGGCCTGAGTGTTGGGATTGACGATTCCTCGAATCAGTGCTTGTGTAAGGTGGACATAAAGCCTTGGTTGTTCTCTAAGAAAAAAGGGTCCAAGAGTTTAGAAGCTTATTCTAGTAAAATCGACATATATTGGGATCTTTCCTCGGCGAAATTTGGATCTGGGCCCGAACCATTGGAGGGGTTCTATGTGGGTGTCGTCGTGGATCGGCAAATGATCTTGCTTTTGGGGGATTTGAGGAAAGAAGCTCTCAAGAAGACTAATGCTGTTGCGGTGCCTTCAAATGCTTATTGTCTTGCGAAGAGAGAGCACGTTTTTGGTAAGAAACTGTTTGTCACGAAGGCGCAGTTCTGTGATAATGGTCAAACTCATGATTTGGTAATCGAATGCGACACAAGCGGTGTAAATGACCCATGTCTTGTGATTCGCGTAGATAGTAAGACCGTGATGCAGGTGAAGCGACTGCGGTGGAAGTTTCGGGGGAATCAAACCATTTTGGTTGATGGTTTAGCAGTGGAAGTTTTCTGGGATGTTCATAATTGGCTGTTCAATCCGTCTAGTGGAAATGCTGTTTTCATGTTCAAGACATGCCTATCAGCGGAGAAGTTGTGGAATAGCCAGCCCTTCTCTGAGCCGAATGCGTTGCAGTGGTCCTTCTCGCAAAGATTTTTAGACTCAAAGTCTCAAGGCCTTGGCTTCTCGCTGATTTTGCACGCGTGGAAGAATGAGTAG